One part of the Geothrix edaphica genome encodes these proteins:
- a CDS encoding NADH:flavin oxidoreductase/NADH oxidase produces the protein MSRLFQPLTLRGLTLPNRIAVSPMCQYQAKDGVANDWHLVHLGGLAQGGAGLVMTEATAVVPEGRISPDDLGLWNEAQAEALARIVHFIASQGAVPGIQLAHAGRKASNPAPWKGSGSLSLAAGGWTPTAPSALPFDEGWTVPTALDEPGILAIIEAFMDAARRAVAAGFRVIEVHAAHGYLLHQFLSPLSNQRTDAYGGSFENRTRLVREVVGALRNILPEELPLFTRISATDWAEGGWTLDQSVALAKELKDLGVDLVDCSSGGLVPRAEIPLGPGYQVPFAARIRAEAGLPTGAVGLITDAEQAEQILAQDSADLILLGRELLRDPRWPLRAAKTLGADVAWPVSYLRARR, from the coding sequence ATGTCCCGCCTTTTCCAGCCCCTCACCCTCCGCGGCCTCACGCTGCCCAACCGCATCGCGGTGTCGCCCATGTGCCAGTACCAGGCCAAGGATGGGGTCGCCAATGACTGGCACCTGGTCCACCTGGGCGGCCTGGCCCAGGGGGGCGCGGGCCTGGTGATGACGGAGGCCACGGCGGTGGTGCCCGAGGGCCGCATCAGCCCGGATGATCTGGGCCTCTGGAACGAGGCCCAGGCCGAGGCCCTGGCCCGCATCGTCCACTTCATCGCCTCCCAGGGCGCCGTACCGGGCATCCAGCTGGCCCATGCCGGCCGCAAGGCTTCCAACCCCGCCCCCTGGAAAGGCAGCGGCAGCCTCTCCCTGGCGGCCGGCGGGTGGACGCCCACGGCGCCCAGCGCCCTGCCCTTCGACGAAGGGTGGACCGTGCCCACGGCCCTGGATGAACCCGGGATCCTGGCCATCATCGAAGCGTTCATGGACGCGGCCCGCCGCGCCGTGGCCGCGGGCTTCCGGGTGATCGAGGTCCACGCCGCCCACGGCTACCTGCTGCACCAGTTCCTGTCGCCCCTGTCGAACCAACGCACCGATGCCTATGGCGGCTCCTTCGAGAACCGGACGCGTCTGGTGCGCGAGGTGGTGGGCGCCCTGCGCAACATCCTGCCCGAGGAGCTGCCCCTCTTCACGCGGATCTCCGCCACGGACTGGGCGGAGGGCGGCTGGACCCTCGACCAGTCCGTGGCCCTGGCCAAGGAGCTGAAGGATCTGGGCGTGGACCTGGTGGACTGCTCCTCCGGGGGCCTCGTGCCCCGCGCCGAGATCCCCCTGGGCCCCGGCTACCAGGTGCCCTTCGCCGCCCGCATCCGCGCCGAGGCGGGCCTCCCCACCGGCGCCGTGGGCCTCATCACCGACGCCGAGCAGGCCGAGCAGATCCTGGCCCAGGACTCCGCCGATCTCATCCTGCTGGGCCGGGAACTCCTCCGTGACCCCCGCTGGCCCCTGCGCGCGGCGAAGACTCTGGGCGCCGACGTCGCCTGGCCCGTCTCCTACCTGCGTGCGCGCAGGTAG
- a CDS encoding lysophospholipid acyltransferase family protein — protein sequence MQKPLEFPITPAVLHQPRGWVWRAIGRVYLRLAGWRIEGTFPAEPKFVTIVAPHTSNWDFALGVAVVFALELRVSWLGKHSLFQTPLRRFFFWLGGIPVDRRAAHGVVDACVKAFEGAPARLLALAPEGTRKGVSQWKSGFYRIAIAADVPIWPVGFDFRDHVVRLMPVFRPTGDLEADLPHIQALFNGVHGLRERAGRGTRA from the coding sequence TTGCAGAAGCCACTGGAATTCCCGATCACGCCCGCGGTCCTCCACCAGCCCCGGGGCTGGGTGTGGCGGGCCATCGGGCGGGTCTACCTGCGGCTGGCCGGCTGGCGCATCGAAGGGACCTTCCCGGCGGAGCCCAAGTTCGTCACCATCGTGGCCCCCCACACCTCGAACTGGGACTTCGCGCTGGGCGTGGCCGTGGTCTTCGCGTTGGAGCTGCGCGTCTCCTGGCTCGGCAAGCACTCCCTCTTCCAGACCCCGCTCAGGCGCTTCTTCTTCTGGCTGGGCGGCATCCCCGTGGATCGCCGGGCGGCCCACGGGGTGGTGGACGCCTGCGTGAAGGCCTTCGAGGGCGCTCCCGCCCGCCTGCTGGCCCTGGCCCCCGAAGGCACCCGGAAGGGCGTGAGCCAGTGGAAGTCCGGCTTCTACCGGATCGCCATTGCGGCCGACGTGCCCATCTGGCCCGTGGGGTTCGACTTCCGCGACCATGTGGTCCGCCTGATGCCCGTGTTCCGGCCCACCGGCGACCTGGAGGCGGACCTGCCCCACATCCAGGCCCTGTTCAACGGCGTGCACGGCCTGCGGGAACGCGCCGGCCGCGGCACCCGGGCCTGA
- a CDS encoding peroxiredoxin, translated as MAAFVTQTAPDFKADALVNGEFKQISLSDYKGKKVVLFFYPLDFTFVCPTEILAFADALKEFEARHTQVIGVSVDSKFSHHAWVNTPRKDGGIQGVTFPLVSDLNKTIAQDYNVLLPAGIALRGLFIINKDGILKHITVNHNDLGRSVEEVLRLLDAVDFSEEHGEVCPANWHKGEKAMKPTTDGLKAYVASK; from the coding sequence ATGGCCGCATTCGTCACCCAGACCGCTCCCGACTTCAAGGCCGATGCCCTGGTCAACGGCGAGTTCAAGCAGATCTCGCTGTCGGACTACAAGGGCAAGAAGGTCGTCCTCTTCTTCTACCCCCTCGACTTCACCTTCGTCTGCCCCACCGAGATCCTGGCCTTCGCCGACGCCCTCAAGGAGTTCGAGGCCCGCCACACCCAGGTCATCGGCGTGAGCGTCGATTCCAAGTTCAGCCACCACGCCTGGGTGAACACCCCGCGCAAGGACGGCGGCATCCAGGGCGTGACCTTCCCCCTGGTCTCCGACCTGAACAAGACCATCGCCCAGGACTACAACGTGCTGCTGCCCGCCGGCATCGCCCTGCGCGGCCTGTTCATCATCAACAAGGACGGCATCCTGAAGCACATCACCGTGAACCACAACGACCTGGGCCGCAGCGTGGAAGAGGTCCTGCGCCTCCTCGACGCCGTGGACTTCAGCGAAGAGCACGGCGAAGTCTGCCCCGCCAACTGGCACAAGGGCGAGAAGGCCATGAAGCCGACGACCGATGGCCTCAAGGCCTACGTGGCGTCGAAGTAG
- a CDS encoding cyclic 2,3-diphosphoglycerate synthase codes for MSARRLVILGAAGRDFHNFNTVYRDNPAYQVVAFTATQIPDIAGRRYPAVLAGKLYPDGIPILDESELVDLIHRERIDAAVFSYSDVLHTTVMHLASLCIAHGCDFELLGADKTMIQSTKPVIGITAVRTGAGKSQTTRYISNILKKLGKKVVAIRHPMPYGDLAKQACQRFADYGDLDKHECTIEEREEYEPHIDNGFIVYAGVDYEQIIRSAEKEADVILWDGGNNDLPFYKSDLHLCIADPLRSGHEMAYHPGEANFRMADIILINKCDSAKEADIKAIEANAALVNPKARVIRANSPVSCDKPEMVKGKRALVIEDGPTLTHGSMSYGAGVVAAKAMGAHEIVDPTPYAVASIAATYRKYPNAQGILPAMGYGDQQVKDLEATIEATPCDVVLSGTPIDLTRVLKVSKPMTRVRYDLAEIREGVLEAEVRKALRM; via the coding sequence ATGTCGGCACGACGCTTGGTGATCCTGGGAGCCGCCGGACGCGACTTCCACAACTTCAACACCGTGTACCGGGACAACCCCGCGTACCAGGTGGTGGCCTTCACCGCCACCCAGATCCCCGATATCGCGGGCCGCCGCTATCCGGCCGTCCTCGCCGGGAAGCTCTACCCGGACGGCATCCCCATCCTGGACGAGTCGGAGCTGGTGGACCTCATCCACCGCGAGCGGATCGACGCCGCGGTGTTCTCGTACTCCGACGTGCTCCACACTACCGTCATGCACCTGGCCAGCCTCTGCATCGCGCATGGCTGCGACTTCGAGCTGCTGGGCGCGGACAAGACCATGATCCAGTCCACCAAGCCCGTCATCGGCATCACCGCCGTCCGCACGGGCGCAGGCAAGAGCCAGACCACCCGCTACATCAGCAACATCCTCAAGAAGCTCGGCAAGAAGGTCGTGGCCATCCGCCATCCCATGCCCTACGGCGACCTCGCCAAGCAGGCCTGCCAGCGCTTCGCCGACTACGGCGACCTGGACAAGCACGAGTGCACCATCGAAGAGCGCGAGGAGTACGAGCCGCACATCGACAATGGCTTCATCGTCTACGCCGGCGTGGACTACGAACAGATCATCCGCAGTGCGGAAAAGGAGGCGGACGTCATCCTCTGGGACGGCGGCAACAACGACCTGCCCTTCTACAAGAGCGACCTGCACCTCTGCATCGCCGATCCCCTGCGCTCCGGCCACGAGATGGCCTACCATCCTGGCGAAGCCAACTTCCGCATGGCCGACATCATCCTCATCAACAAGTGCGACAGCGCCAAAGAGGCCGACATCAAGGCCATCGAGGCCAACGCCGCCCTGGTGAACCCCAAGGCCCGCGTCATCCGCGCCAACAGCCCCGTGAGCTGCGACAAGCCGGAGATGGTGAAGGGCAAGCGCGCCCTGGTCATCGAGGACGGCCCCACCCTGACCCACGGCTCCATGTCCTATGGCGCCGGCGTGGTGGCCGCCAAGGCCATGGGCGCCCACGAGATCGTGGACCCCACGCCCTACGCCGTGGCCTCCATCGCCGCCACCTACCGCAAGTACCCCAACGCCCAGGGCATCCTGCCCGCCATGGGCTACGGCGACCAACAGGTGAAGGACCTGGAAGCCACCATCGAGGCCACCCCCTGCGACGTGGTGCTCAGCGGCACCCCCATCGACCTCACCCGCGTGCTCAAGGTCTCCAAGCCCATGACCCGCGTCCGCTACGACCTGGCGGAGATCCGGGAGGGGGTGCTGGAGGCGGAGGTGCGGAAGGCACTCCGCATGTAG
- a CDS encoding DUF748 domain-containing protein: MPIPAPLSAFFRRWRRWILVLTGIYGLWLLAGFFLIPALARPRLERQASAALKRPVTVAKVRFNPLTFGATLEGLRVAERGGGDWITLRRVYANPDVWRLLRHTVGFTAIEVDGLTVRAALDAEGRLNFQDLLEEDGPEPRETAPPSTWILAVRRFQLQDGRVEFTDRSASAPFHSELGPIAFRLDNLRTVVGHRSGVALEAWTEAGEHVAWKGDVGFQPFASRGTLLLENLSLPKYRPYEQEQVSSEIRSGTGTVRAQYRFEWSKGHHVAELSGLELNLKDLKIAEKGVADPAIELPSLEVRDGKADLLVPSVELGAVTAEQGVVRVQAAKDGALNLARLFAPPRPKAKKPDEKPLQLRIGDLALRGFRLGWEDLGPARPVKVEATDVNLHWRDLSLDPKASSQASLDLKLGAGSLKAEGTLAPFKGTGDLQLKAQGLDLAPWDPYLDSALDLRIASGKLGIDGRMRFAFEGRRTDGMTYQGAASVQGLEARDTALNESFLRWKQLSLSGAEVRTAPFAMTIKTVVWTDPEGRVVVEADGSTNVARALRLAPEGKPAAPTAAVLPATPAGAPDLTIVTFGITGGRLSYIDRSLQPNAALVLSDLEGSYLGLSSRPDASSKVDFKGRAGGLAPITITGHAMPLRSDLDTDVILKIQGADLTDFTPYTGKYLGYTVQKGKLVLDSHLRIDRRNLKSENAVKLDQFYLGEKVQSPDATGLPVKLGLAILRDRKGVIAFDLPIEGNLDDPDVKYGKLVWKAVFNLLGKIATSPFTLIGKLFGSDAGDLSSVAFAPGAAALDAAATTKLQALAKALQERPELRLEAEGAVDEGQDGGALRKAALEALLRRTRTQGLKLTEEAAVPPAERERWLKVAYDATFPAPKEIKGTQPTPPPPPAEMEQRLLGAQKVDPAALTQLADARAKGVLSWLLDTGKADPARVFQVRSGQAKGAVVAFSLN, from the coding sequence ATGCCCATTCCAGCCCCCCTCTCGGCCTTCTTCCGCCGGTGGCGCCGGTGGATCCTTGTGCTGACGGGGATCTACGGTCTCTGGCTGCTGGCCGGGTTCTTCCTGATCCCTGCCCTGGCCAGGCCCCGCCTCGAGCGGCAGGCCTCGGCGGCCCTGAAGCGCCCCGTCACGGTCGCGAAGGTGCGGTTCAACCCCCTCACCTTCGGGGCCACCCTCGAGGGCCTGCGGGTGGCCGAGCGGGGCGGCGGCGACTGGATCACCCTGCGGCGCGTCTATGCGAATCCCGATGTCTGGCGCCTCCTCCGCCACACGGTGGGCTTCACCGCCATCGAAGTGGACGGCCTGACGGTCCGGGCGGCCCTGGACGCCGAGGGTCGGCTCAACTTCCAGGACCTGCTCGAGGAGGACGGCCCGGAGCCGCGGGAGACGGCGCCCCCCTCGACCTGGATCCTCGCCGTCCGCCGCTTCCAGCTGCAGGATGGGCGGGTGGAGTTCACGGACCGGTCCGCCTCGGCCCCCTTCCATTCGGAGCTGGGCCCCATCGCCTTCCGCCTGGACAACCTGCGCACGGTGGTCGGGCATCGCAGCGGCGTCGCCCTCGAGGCCTGGACCGAGGCCGGGGAGCACGTGGCCTGGAAGGGGGACGTGGGCTTCCAGCCCTTCGCCTCCCGGGGCACCCTGCTGCTGGAGAACCTGTCGCTGCCCAAGTACCGCCCCTACGAGCAGGAGCAGGTCTCCAGCGAGATCCGCAGCGGCACGGGCACCGTGCGGGCCCAGTACCGGTTCGAGTGGTCCAAGGGCCATCACGTGGCGGAGCTGTCCGGATTGGAACTCAACCTGAAGGACCTGAAGATCGCCGAGAAGGGCGTGGCCGACCCGGCCATCGAGCTGCCGAGCCTGGAGGTCCGCGACGGCAAGGCCGACCTGCTGGTGCCTTCCGTGGAGCTGGGCGCCGTCACGGCGGAGCAGGGCGTGGTCCGCGTCCAGGCCGCGAAGGACGGGGCCCTGAACCTGGCGCGGCTCTTCGCGCCGCCCAGGCCCAAGGCGAAGAAACCTGACGAGAAGCCCCTCCAGCTCCGGATCGGCGACCTGGCCCTGCGGGGCTTCCGGCTGGGCTGGGAGGACCTGGGTCCCGCGCGCCCGGTGAAGGTCGAGGCCACGGATGTGAACCTGCACTGGAGGGACCTGAGCCTGGATCCCAAGGCCTCCAGCCAGGCCTCGCTGGACTTGAAGCTGGGTGCCGGCTCCCTGAAGGCCGAGGGGACCCTGGCCCCCTTCAAGGGCACCGGCGACCTCCAGCTGAAGGCCCAGGGGCTGGACCTGGCGCCCTGGGATCCCTACCTGGATTCGGCCCTGGATCTGCGCATCGCCTCGGGGAAGCTGGGGATCGATGGCCGCATGCGCTTCGCCTTCGAGGGGCGCCGGACCGATGGCATGACCTATCAGGGCGCCGCCTCCGTGCAGGGCCTCGAGGCCCGCGACACGGCCCTGAATGAGTCCTTCCTGCGCTGGAAGCAGCTGAGCCTGTCCGGGGCCGAGGTCCGCACGGCGCCCTTCGCCATGACCATCAAGACGGTGGTCTGGACCGATCCCGAAGGGCGGGTGGTGGTGGAAGCCGATGGCAGCACCAACGTGGCCCGGGCCCTGCGGCTGGCCCCGGAAGGCAAGCCCGCCGCCCCGACCGCCGCCGTCCTGCCGGCCACGCCCGCCGGCGCCCCGGATCTGACCATTGTGACCTTCGGCATCACCGGGGGCCGCCTCAGCTACATCGACCGCTCCCTGCAGCCCAATGCGGCCCTGGTGCTCAGCGACCTGGAGGGCAGCTACCTGGGCCTGTCCAGCCGCCCCGATGCCTCGTCCAAGGTCGATTTCAAGGGCCGGGCCGGCGGACTGGCGCCCATCACCATCACGGGCCATGCCATGCCCCTGCGCAGCGACCTGGATACGGATGTGATCCTGAAGATCCAGGGCGCGGACCTCACGGACTTCACGCCCTACACCGGCAAGTACCTGGGCTACACCGTGCAGAAGGGCAAGCTCGTCCTGGATTCCCACCTGCGCATCGACCGCCGGAATCTGAAATCTGAGAACGCCGTGAAGCTCGACCAGTTCTACCTGGGCGAGAAGGTCCAGAGCCCGGATGCCACGGGCCTCCCCGTGAAGCTGGGCCTGGCGATCCTGCGGGACCGCAAGGGCGTCATCGCCTTCGACCTGCCCATTGAGGGCAACCTCGACGATCCCGACGTGAAGTACGGCAAGCTGGTGTGGAAGGCCGTCTTCAACCTGCTGGGAAAGATCGCCACCTCGCCCTTCACCCTCATCGGCAAGCTCTTCGGCAGTGATGCGGGCGACCTCAGCAGTGTGGCCTTCGCACCCGGTGCGGCGGCCCTGGATGCCGCGGCCACCACGAAGCTCCAGGCCCTGGCCAAGGCCCTGCAGGAACGGCCCGAGCTGAGGCTGGAGGCGGAGGGCGCGGTGGATGAAGGCCAGGATGGCGGCGCCCTGCGGAAGGCCGCCCTGGAGGCCCTGCTGCGCCGCACCCGGACCCAGGGGTTGAAGCTCACGGAAGAAGCCGCGGTGCCCCCGGCCGAGCGGGAACGCTGGCTGAAGGTTGCCTACGACGCCACGTTCCCCGCGCCGAAGGAGATCAAGGGCACCCAGCCGACTCCGCCTCCGCCCCCCGCGGAGATGGAGCAGCGCCTGCTGGGCGCCCAGAAGGTGGATCCCGCCGCCCTCACCCAGCTGGCGGACGCCCGGGCCAAGGGCGTCCTCAGCTGGCTGCTGGACACCGGCAAGGCCGATCCGGCCCGGGTCTTCCAGGTGCGGAGCGGCCAGGCCAAGGGCGCGGTCGTGGCGTTCAGCCTCAACTAG
- a CDS encoding CsbD family protein, whose protein sequence is MKSGMKDKVAGKYHEAKGKVKEVTGKVIGKPNLEEEGKEEQAAGKLQEKVGQIKTVLGK, encoded by the coding sequence ATGAAATCCGGCATGAAGGACAAAGTGGCAGGCAAGTACCACGAGGCCAAGGGCAAGGTGAAAGAAGTCACCGGGAAGGTCATCGGCAAACCGAATCTGGAGGAAGAGGGCAAGGAAGAGCAGGCAGCTGGAAAGCTCCAGGAAAAAGTCGGACAGATCAAGACGGTGCTCGGGAAATAG